TGAATCTGGCAAGGAACGTGGGACATCAGTATGCCATCATGGCCGGTATGATGACCGCTAAAGACTGGAGTGATGCCGTTATTACCATTGATGCCGATTTGCAGGATGATCTGAATGCGATTGAGGAGATGATAGATGCCTATACGGAAGGATATGATGTAGTATACGGGGTGAAAGTATCCCGTCAGGCAGACCCGATGTTGAAACGTCTTTCCGCAACGGCTTTTTATAAATTACAGCACCGGATGGGAGTAGAGACTATCTACAATCATGCGGATTTTCGTTTTTTGAGTCGGAGAGTACTGGAACAGTTATCTCATTATCAAGAACGTAATGTCTATTTGCGTGGTATTATTCCATTGTTGGGTTTCCCTTCTACTACGGTAGATGATGTGATCCGGGAACGGACAGCCGGAACCTCCAAATATACAGTAAGAAAGATGTTCAGCCTGGCTTTAGACGGAATAACCTCTTTCTCGGTAAAGCCTATTTACGGTATTGTTTATCTGGGAGGTATCTTTGTCTTCATCAGTATTCTGATAGGAATCTATGTGCTTTACGCATTGATTTCGGGCACTGCGGAACACGGCTGGGCCTCTTTGATGTTATCTATCTGGTTTGTTGGCGGAGTTGTTCTATTGTCTATAGGAGCTGTCGGACTGTATATTGGTAAAATCTATAAAGAAGTAAAACGTCGCCCGCTCTATAACGTGGAAGAAGTGTTGTACGATGATCAGAATAAGTAAGGCTATACTCGACAAGCATCCGGACTGGCGGGATAAGTTCTGGCAATTCGTCCGTTTTGGAGTCGTCGGCACAATATCTTCGGCCATTCATTATGGCGTATATTGCCTGGTCTTGTTGGTTGCGAATGCCAACATCTCCTTTACGGCAGGTTATGCAGTGGGATTTGTCTGTAACTACTTTCTGACTACTTTCTTCACTTTTCGTTCCAAGCCATCCTCTCATAATGCGATCGGCTTTAGTTTTAGCCATCTGATTAATTACTTGCTTGAAATCGGTTTGCTGAACCTCTTCCTTTGGATAGGGGCGGGTGAACTGCTGGCACCGATATTGGTAATGATCATTGTGGTACCGATCAATTTCCTGATTCTTCATTTCGTCTACATCTACAAAGGGAGAAAATAATTTTATTAGATCTCTTTTATTTAATTCATAAAAAGAAAAGGCTATTATGAAACGTTTTCTAAATCTTGTAGTATATATACTTACGATACATGTTTCGGCTTTGCTGATCACAGGACTGTTTCGCCTGGTACTTTTTATCTCATCCTATCATCAATTGACTTCTGAAGCCTTGTCGGATAAGAGCCTGTCGGTGCTTGCTTTTGTACATGGTGTCTGGTTTGATAATGTGATAGGTTGCTACATACTTCTGTTGCCGCTGGCAGTTGCGGTGGTATGTGGAGTATGCAACTATTATGGGAAAGCGTTGTTCCGTTTCTTTACGATCTTTTTCAGTGTCTTTTATGGATTGGTTTATTTAATCAGTGCGTCGGACATTCCTTATTTTGCCTATTTCTTTAAACATATCAACTCTTCCATATTCGAATGGTTCGGTTATGCGGGGACTACTGCCGGAATGATACTGGGTGAAAGTGCCTATTACCTGTCCATCGGATTATTCCTGCTCTTTTTGGTCGGGTTTACAGTATGGCTTGTCTGTCTGGCGCATTATTTCCACCGTCGCAGCCTTACCATTTCCGCTCCGTTTCCTTATTGGAAGAGAGGAGTTGCGGCTTTGGTTGGAGCTTGTCTGATCGGCCTCTGCATCTTTGGAATTCGGGGGCGTACAGGTTATAATCCGATCAAAGTGAGTGCGGCATATTTCTGTCAGGATGCTTTTCTGAATCAGTTGGGAGTAAGTCCCACTTTTAATCTGCTGACGAGTGTGATGGATGATATGCGTCCTGAAAATAAGTACTTGCATCTGATGGATGAGCAGGAAGCCATAGCTAAGGCGCAAGCCCTGCTCAACCGTCCGGGAGAGGCAGCCGTATCACCATTGGCTGTGTACAGGCATGCTTCAAAACCAGATAGCGTGCAGCAAGGTCGGCCCAATGTTGTACTGATTATGATGGAATCTATGTCCAGTAAACTGATGAAGCATTTCGGGCAATCAGAGACGCTGACTCCTTTCCTGGATAGTCTGTATACCCGTTCTATTAGCTTCCGTAATTTCTATTCGGCAGGAATCCATACGAATCATGGTTTGTATGCCACCTTATATTCTTTCCCGGCGATGATGAAACGGAACCTTATGAAAGGTTCTGTCATTCCCCGCTATTCGGGACTGCCTACTGTTCTGAAAGAAAATGGTTATTATAACCTTTTCTTTATGACGCACGAAGGGCAGTATGACAATATGAACGCATTCTTCCGGACAAACGGCTATGACGAAGTGTTCTCACAAGAAGATTATCCGGCTGATAAGGTTGTGAATAGCTTTGGAGTGCAGGATGATTTCCTGTATGACTATGCAGTTCCCGTATTGAATCGGCGGGCTGCCACCGGAGAGCCTTTCTTTGCTACTTTGTTGTCCATCAGCAATCATCCGCCGTATGTGATACCTCCTTTCTTCCATCCGAAAACGAGTGAACCCGAGACGCAGATTGTTGAGTACGCGGATTGGGCTTTGCGTAAGTTTTTTGAAGAGGCACGTAAACAGCCTTGGTTTGATAATACGATATTTGTGTTGGAAGGAGATCATGGCAAACTGGTGGGAGACGCCGAATGTGAGTTGCCGGAATCTTATAACCATATCCCGCTGATGATTTACTCCAGTCGTATTCATCCGGAAGAGAAAAACACTTTTGGAGGTCAGGTAGATATACAGCCCACGATATTGGGGCTGCTGAATATTGATTATCTGCAGAATAATTTTGGAGTGGATTTGTTGAAGGAAAAACGTCCCTGTATGTTTTATACTGCCGACAATATGATTGTGGGACGCAATGATACGTTATTGTATCTTTATAATTACGAGACGCAGCAGGAATTCACTTATCATATAGACAATGGCAAATTGAAAGCCGTCCCGATGGACGATCACTTTCTGCCTTTAAAAGAATATAGTTTTTCCATGCTCCAATCGGCAGAGTTCCTTGTGAAGCATGGAAAAACGGTAAATTCGCTCCCTTTTACTCAACAATAGGGGTCGTTTCGGTATTTTCAGGCTGTTCGTTTTTAACGAACTTGTATACTTTGGCTATTTGCCGGAGCACTCGTTTGGGAGATTCGTAAACCTGTTCAAACTGATACCCCTCCTTCTCAAATTCAGGAAGATATTTTTCTGCGTCATTGGTACCGATCAGCAAGAAGCCTTTGGCAGGACGTTTCTGATAGAAGTTGTCGAGACGGTTATGCAGATAGAAATTAATCTCGAAGTAATGCACAGGGTCACCTGCCGCATGCAGACTTTCTTCAATGAATTCGTAAATAGTTCCTTCGCTTTCCGGCGCAATCTTTTCGATCTCTGCAGCGACGAATTTGACGGATTTCGAATTTAATGCTGCCGGCTGATAAGCACCGTCCAACGCAAGGTATAATCCCATGGTAAGCACGACGAGAGCATACAAGAAGCGGTTGCTCAATGTGTGTTTCCGTTGATAGAACCACCAGTAGATACCGAGGACGGTAGGAACGGCAACCAGAAACAAGGCTCCTGCGCCGCTGATATTCTGTATGGCGCGCATGAAATTAATGTTGTCCTGTGCGTGACGCCCGTGGAAAATTGTTTCCGGGATGAGTCCGCATTTTAACACAATGAAGCAAGTGAACAGCAACAGACTGATTACCGCAAGAATACTTCCATATACTTTAATGACTTTGGATTGCTTCTTGACCAGATAAAATAAATATTTGGCAAGGAAATAAGCGATGAAAGGATAGATAGGCATCAGATAGACACTGCGTTTGCTCTGCGGGATGCAGTAGAAAACGAAGATTACGACGATGCTGGTGAAAGAGAATAAATCCACCGGATCCATATTCTTTATCCATGCAGTGAAACGTTTCCACCAGGCGGCCGGCCGGATGCTGAACTTATGGTAAGTCAGGCTGAACAGGGAAAGTACGGCCAACAGTGTCCAGGGGACGTATCCGGCAAATAAGGTCACAAAATTATAGTGCCAGGGGTTCACGCATGAATTATAACTCATGGTATTGGTCATGCGGCCGAGGTTTTCCTCCATCACTAATGCGAGGAATTCTTCTCCGCCTTGTTGGTAGGCGGCTACGTACCAACAGAAGGGCAGAATGAGAGAAAGGATAGCCCAGGCGGAAAGTAGCAGGAATGCCTTGAAGAAGTTGACACCCCGGAGTAACAAGAATATGCCTACAACTAAACATGGAATGATAGTGCCTACCGGTCCTTTAGTCAGTGTTCCGCAGCTCATCAGGAGAATGGCCAGCCAGGGAATGCCTTTGAGCCCTTTCTCATACCATTTGTAGAGACAATAAAGAGCACCGACAGTGAGCGCTGTCAGCACCATGTCCACCCGGCAGTTTGCTCCGGCCCGGTGTAACTCGAAATTAGTCAGAGTGATAAAGGCAGCCAGCAACGACAGTTGCACTCCTTTTCTTTTGGCAAAGAACAGAAAACCGCAGAGAGTCATGGCGATCAAGGCGATGGCGGATGGCAGGCGGGAAGTCATTTCTGTGACTTGCCCTCCGTTCACTACTGCTGATACAGCAGCGATGCTCCAATGAAAGAAAGGTGGTTTATAAGCCATTTCTCCTCCGTTGTTTCTGGGTAAGATCCAGTTTCCGCTATCCAGCATGGAGTAGGAAACAATGGATTCGCGAGGCTCACCTTTCGTGTGGTACTCCGACAAGCCGAGGAAAGGCAAGATAGTAACTACGCAAATGACTAATAACAGCCAGAAAGCTTTACTTGAAGTCAATGTTTTCATCTTTTCATCTATTGAAATTTATATTCTTTTATTTTCTGCCGAAGTCGGCCGGAATTTCTCCCCATTCTTTCGTTTCCCATTTCAGGATATGAGTGGTATACGTGTTTCCCCGCAACCATTTTTCTGCCCGTTCAATCAATAAAAACAGTTCTTCCGTTTCCGGAGTGCGGGGAAGTTTGGTTTTGCACTTCTTCTGTCGTACCCAGCTGATCGCATTGGCGCTATCACTGTAAATAGGCATGTCGAAACCTTTGTTTTTCAACAACGCCAACCCGTGTACGATGGCTAGAAACTCACCGATATTATTCGTGCCTTTCATCGGGCCGAAATGAAAAATTTCCTGCCGGCTGGCAATGTGTACTCCACGATACTCCATCGGTCCCGGATTACCGCTACAGGCTGCGTCGACTGCCAGGCTGTTGTCGATCACGCAAGAGGGTAAAGTATCTGACGAAGGTTTGGAACCTCCTGCTTTAGACTTTGCATTTTTGCCGATATAAGCATAGGGGGACATTGTCAACGCGCGTTCCGCTTCTTCGCGCGTATCGAATGATTTGTATTTGGCAGCTTCGTATCCTTTGATTTGAAGCTGGCAGTCCGTCCAGGAAGTGTAAATCCCGGGTGTGACTCCCTCCCATACGACATAAAATTTCTGTTTAGCCATTTTTCTGACAATAAATTTAGATAGTCAATGAATTGACGCTGCGAAGGTACAAATATATTCTCTAACTGAACAAGTTAGGGAGGATACTTGTTATAAAAAAAAGAGAGTTTTAAGAATATAAAATAAGAAAGGAACTATCATGGAAAGATCTTTTAGTGAGGCTTTGAAACAACGTCGGACTTACTATTCAATTACTAATCAGTCACCTATATCCGATCAGGAGATCGAATGTATCGTTAATATGACCGTGCGCCACGTACCGTCAGCATTCAATTCGCAGACTACACGTGTGGTGCTCCTGTTGGGAGAATCTCATAAGAAATTGTGGCAGATTGTGAAAGATGCATTGAAGAAGATTGTACCGGCTGAAGCTTTTATAAAGACAGAAGAGAAGATAGATCATTCCTTTGCCTGTGGCTACGGAACTGTACTGTTCTTTGAGGATCAAAAGGTAGTGAAAGGACTTCAGGAGGCTTTCCCGCCTTATCAGGAAAATTTCCCGGGATGGTCATTGCAGACTTCTGCCATGCACCAGCTGGCTATCTGGGTGATGCTTGAGGATGTAGGTTTCGGAGCATCGCTGCAACACTATAACCCGTTGATTGATGAAGAAGTGCGCCGTGCATGGAACTTGCCGGAACATTGGCATCTGATTGCGGAAATGCCGTTCGGACT
The Bacteroides luhongzhouii DNA segment above includes these coding regions:
- a CDS encoding glycosyltransferase family 2 protein; amino-acid sequence: MIKLAIVSPCYNEEEVLEDSAARLTALFDELVAKEKISADSFVLFVNDGSKDRTWSIIKKLHGTNPYIKGMNLARNVGHQYAIMAGMMTAKDWSDAVITIDADLQDDLNAIEEMIDAYTEGYDVVYGVKVSRQADPMLKRLSATAFYKLQHRMGVETIYNHADFRFLSRRVLEQLSHYQERNVYLRGIIPLLGFPSTTVDDVIRERTAGTSKYTVRKMFSLALDGITSFSVKPIYGIVYLGGIFVFISILIGIYVLYALISGTAEHGWASLMLSIWFVGGVVLLSIGAVGLYIGKIYKEVKRRPLYNVEEVLYDDQNK
- a CDS encoding GtrA family protein, which gives rise to MIRISKAILDKHPDWRDKFWQFVRFGVVGTISSAIHYGVYCLVLLVANANISFTAGYAVGFVCNYFLTTFFTFRSKPSSHNAIGFSFSHLINYLLEIGLLNLFLWIGAGELLAPILVMIIVVPINFLILHFVYIYKGRK
- a CDS encoding LTA synthase family protein, whose product is MKRFLNLVVYILTIHVSALLITGLFRLVLFISSYHQLTSEALSDKSLSVLAFVHGVWFDNVIGCYILLLPLAVAVVCGVCNYYGKALFRFFTIFFSVFYGLVYLISASDIPYFAYFFKHINSSIFEWFGYAGTTAGMILGESAYYLSIGLFLLFLVGFTVWLVCLAHYFHRRSLTISAPFPYWKRGVAALVGACLIGLCIFGIRGRTGYNPIKVSAAYFCQDAFLNQLGVSPTFNLLTSVMDDMRPENKYLHLMDEQEAIAKAQALLNRPGEAAVSPLAVYRHASKPDSVQQGRPNVVLIMMESMSSKLMKHFGQSETLTPFLDSLYTRSISFRNFYSAGIHTNHGLYATLYSFPAMMKRNLMKGSVIPRYSGLPTVLKENGYYNLFFMTHEGQYDNMNAFFRTNGYDEVFSQEDYPADKVVNSFGVQDDFLYDYAVPVLNRRAATGEPFFATLLSISNHPPYVIPPFFHPKTSEPETQIVEYADWALRKFFEEARKQPWFDNTIFVLEGDHGKLVGDAECELPESYNHIPLMIYSSRIHPEEKNTFGGQVDIQPTILGLLNIDYLQNNFGVDLLKEKRPCMFYTADNMIVGRNDTLLYLYNYETQQEFTYHIDNGKLKAVPMDDHFLPLKEYSFSMLQSAEFLVKHGKTVNSLPFTQQ
- a CDS encoding ArnT family glycosyltransferase, which translates into the protein MKTLTSSKAFWLLLVICVVTILPFLGLSEYHTKGEPRESIVSYSMLDSGNWILPRNNGGEMAYKPPFFHWSIAAVSAVVNGGQVTEMTSRLPSAIALIAMTLCGFLFFAKRKGVQLSLLAAFITLTNFELHRAGANCRVDMVLTALTVGALYCLYKWYEKGLKGIPWLAILLMSCGTLTKGPVGTIIPCLVVGIFLLLRGVNFFKAFLLLSAWAILSLILPFCWYVAAYQQGGEEFLALVMEENLGRMTNTMSYNSCVNPWHYNFVTLFAGYVPWTLLAVLSLFSLTYHKFSIRPAAWWKRFTAWIKNMDPVDLFSFTSIVVIFVFYCIPQSKRSVYLMPIYPFIAYFLAKYLFYLVKKQSKVIKVYGSILAVISLLLFTCFIVLKCGLIPETIFHGRHAQDNINFMRAIQNISGAGALFLVAVPTVLGIYWWFYQRKHTLSNRFLYALVVLTMGLYLALDGAYQPAALNSKSVKFVAAEIEKIAPESEGTIYEFIEESLHAAGDPVHYFEINFYLHNRLDNFYQKRPAKGFLLIGTNDAEKYLPEFEKEGYQFEQVYESPKRVLRQIAKVYKFVKNEQPENTETTPIVE
- a CDS encoding viroplasmin family protein, which translates into the protein MAKQKFYVVWEGVTPGIYTSWTDCQLQIKGYEAAKYKSFDTREEAERALTMSPYAYIGKNAKSKAGGSKPSSDTLPSCVIDNSLAVDAACSGNPGPMEYRGVHIASRQEIFHFGPMKGTNNIGEFLAIVHGLALLKNKGFDMPIYSDSANAISWVRQKKCKTKLPRTPETEELFLLIERAEKWLRGNTYTTHILKWETKEWGEIPADFGRK
- a CDS encoding nitroreductase family protein, whose product is MERSFSEALKQRRTYYSITNQSPISDQEIECIVNMTVRHVPSAFNSQTTRVVLLLGESHKKLWQIVKDALKKIVPAEAFIKTEEKIDHSFACGYGTVLFFEDQKVVKGLQEAFPPYQENFPGWSLQTSAMHQLAIWVMLEDVGFGASLQHYNPLIDEEVRRAWNLPEHWHLIAEMPFGLPIGKPGEKEFQPLEERVKVFK